The genomic segment CGCTGGTCACCGAATTCCACAACGGCTTCTCGGACGTGCGGATGGAGGTGCTGCAGCAGGTTGAAGAGGGCGACTACGTCTGCTCGCGGTGGAAGATGACCGCCAATCACACGGGCCCGTTTGCGGGCTACGAGCCGACCGGCAAGACCACCAGCTGGACCGGCGTGCACACCGACCGCTACGAAGGAGATGCTCTCGTCGAGTCCTGGGTCGACTGGGACAAGTACGGGTGGCTGGAGGGGCTCGGCCTGGTGGGCTGATGTCTGCCCGCGACATGCACGACGACCCGTTGCCGTGTGCTGAAACAATGCGAGTGCTGTGAGTTACGCGGCCAGCGAGGACATCGCTGGGGTCTTCTCAGTCGGGGGTCGCGCCGACACGCGTAGGTAATCAGTCTTCAGGCGGGCCAAACTCAACGGCCTCGAACGCGCCGTTATGTTGATTCCTCTCGTACGCAGAGCCGACCGGCGCGCCCAAGAATGGGATAATGTCCTGATCGTAATTGGCGATTGTATTGACGTCGTAGATGCCGTGATTAGTTGGCTCGTTCATGTACTCGTCGGACTCAAAGCCCGACATGAACCTCCAGCCGCTGTCATGTTCGCGGTCCGTCGCTTCCCGGTACATGAAGTTGACTCGCTTGCCATCCACCGTGATCAAGTCGGTAGCGATACATCCGCCGAATCCCTCTGCTAGCGGTGCAATCTGTTTGGCAGTGAGTTTGTAGTGCTTGGCCACGGGTGTGGGGGCTTAGTTAGTAGGTGGCTTGCGCTGACTACTCTACAGCAAGCTATCCAGCAGCAACCGGATCTTCCGCATCTCGCCCTCGTGGTCGACGTCCGCCATCGGGGTCATGTTGACCGACAGGGCGCGGTTGTAGCGGGCGGCGTTCAGCTGGCTGACCAACTTGCCGTAGTCGATCTCGCCCTGGCCGACGCGGACCTGCAGCTCGTTCTTGCTGGTGTCTCGCAGGTGCACGTGCTGCACGTGCTCGATCAGCTTGTCGTAGCCGCGGTTCTGGTTGGGGCCGAAGATCATGCAGCTCGGGTCGAGCGTCAGCTTCAGGCCCGGCACGTTGTTGCAGAACATCTGCGCGGTGTCGACGTCCTGGCTCATGCGGTCGACCTGGGTCTTGAGCGCGGCCACGGCGCCCTCCAGCGAGGCGATGGCCGACAGCTTGCGGAGCCGCTCCACCTCCTCGTTGAACGGGGCGCCCAGCTCGGCCGACGGCACCACCATGGTCACCACCTTGATCGCCTTGGCCAGCTTGCAGCACGCCGCAAACTGCTCGTAGTACGCGTCGCCCTCGGCCTCGATGTTGATGGACAGCGCGGCCACCGACATGCGGTGCGTCTCGCGGCACAGGTTTACCGCCCGCTCCAGGTCTGCTAGCACCTCCGATGGCTTGAGCCAGCCGTCGGTCTCGTGGATCGCCAGCTCGACAACTGTGTACTCCAGGTCGACGAGGCGCGCGAGCGTCTCTTTGGGGCTGAGTTCCGGGAAACACTCCGTCGAGGCACAAACAAACACGAAAGGCTCCTTCCAAGGCTGGCGCCAACCGGCGCGTTACAACCCGCCTACTTTAGCGACCTTACGCGAAAGCCTGCAATGGCGATAGCAGCACTCTCTAGCCGGCGAGCTACGCCTCGCCGGATGCCCCGGAGCCGATGCTCCTGACGAGCAAGCTCCACACCGGGTTCCCCGCCGAGGCGTAGCTCATCGGCTAGGGACTGTCGCCGACCAGCGGCTTCCATCGGGCGCCCCGCTCTGGCATGCTAGCAGACAGACCCACGCCGAACCCGCACCTACTGCGCACGATGCCCGTCACGGAAGACGCCCCGCCTTTCACGCCCGCCCGGCTGCGGACCCTCCGCCGGCGGCTGCTGGACTGGTTCGCCGAGCACGCCCGGGACCTCCCCTGGCGGCAGAACCGCGACCCGTACCGCGTCTGGCTCAGCGAGGTGATGCTGCAGCAGACGCAGGTCGAGACCGTCAAACCTTACTTCGCCCGGTTCCTCGAGGCGTTCCCCACGGTCGTCGACCTGGCCGCCGCGCCGGAGCAGGAGGTGCTGCGGCTGTGGGAGGGCCTGGGCTACTACCGCCGCGCCCGCGGGCTGCACGCGGCCGCCAAGGTTCTCGCAGCCGAGCACGAATCCCGCTTCCCGCGCGACGTGGCGGCGCTGCAGAAGCTGCCGGGCGTGGGCCGCTACACGGCCGGCGCGATCGCGTCGATCGCGTTCGACCTGCCGGCGCCGATCCTCGAGGCCAACACCATCCGGCTGTTCACCCGCCTGGCCGCGTACCGCGGCGACCCCACGTCAACCGCGGGACAGAAGTATCTGTGGGGCGTGGCCGAAGAGCTAGTCCCGCAGCAGGGCGCCTCGCGGTTCAACCAGGCGCTGATGGAGCTTGGCGCGCTGGTCTGCACGCCCAAGGCGCCCAACTGCCAGGCGTGCCCGCTCGCCCGTCAGTGCGAGGCGAACCGCCAGGGCCTGGTCGAGCTGCTGCAGCCCACCACCAAGAAGCTGAAGTTTATCGACGTCAGCGAGGCCGCCGTGGTCGTCTTCAAGGGGGGCGAGGTGCTGGTCCGCCAGTGCGGACCCGGCGAGCGGTGGAGCGGCCTGTGGGATTTTCCAAGGTTCGCTGTTGAGAGCGAAGGGCCGCTGTTCGCGCAGGACGAACTCGCCAAGAAGGTCGCCGAGCAGACCGGCGTTCAGGTCCGCGGCGCGTCGCACCTCAAGACGCTCAAGCACGGCGTCACCCGCCACCGCATCACGCTCGACTGCTACACCGCCCAGCGTTCGGGCGGCCGCCTGCGTTCCACGGCG from the Posidoniimonas corsicana genome contains:
- a CDS encoding ester cyclase, whose translation is MSASHKATSKQLLELWGDNAVHQAADFLSDGYMNHQMPDAGGGASAKSLAEWKTLVTEFHNGFSDVRMEVLQQVEEGDYVCSRWKMTANHTGPFAGYEPTGKTTSWTGVHTDRYEGDALVESWVDWDKYGWLEGLGLVG
- a CDS encoding DUF2185 domain-containing protein, giving the protein MAKHYKLTAKQIAPLAEGFGGCIATDLITVDGKRVNFMYREATDREHDSGWRFMSGFESDEYMNEPTNHGIYDVNTIANYDQDIIPFLGAPVGSAYERNQHNGAFEAVEFGPPED
- a CDS encoding sugar phosphate isomerase/epimerase family protein; amino-acid sequence: MFVCASTECFPELSPKETLARLVDLEYTVVELAIHETDGWLKPSEVLADLERAVNLCRETHRMSVAALSINIEAEGDAYYEQFAACCKLAKAIKVVTMVVPSAELGAPFNEEVERLRKLSAIASLEGAVAALKTQVDRMSQDVDTAQMFCNNVPGLKLTLDPSCMIFGPNQNRGYDKLIEHVQHVHLRDTSKNELQVRVGQGEIDYGKLVSQLNAARYNRALSVNMTPMADVDHEGEMRKIRLLLDSLL
- the mutY gene encoding A/G-specific adenine glycosylase, giving the protein MPVTEDAPPFTPARLRTLRRRLLDWFAEHARDLPWRQNRDPYRVWLSEVMLQQTQVETVKPYFARFLEAFPTVVDLAAAPEQEVLRLWEGLGYYRRARGLHAAAKVLAAEHESRFPRDVAALQKLPGVGRYTAGAIASIAFDLPAPILEANTIRLFTRLAAYRGDPTSTAGQKYLWGVAEELVPQQGASRFNQALMELGALVCTPKAPNCQACPLARQCEANRQGLVELLQPTTKKLKFIDVSEAAVVVFKGGEVLVRQCGPGERWSGLWDFPRFAVESEGPLFAQDELAKKVAEQTGVQVRGASHLKTLKHGVTRHRITLDCYTAQRSGGRLRSTADSPTRWIDPAELSELPLSVTGRKIAKLIA